In the genome of Candidatus Binatia bacterium, the window TCGTCGTTTCGGGCATTAATCTCGGATTGAATTACGGCGGTGCCTTCGTGCTGTCGAGCGGCACGGTCGGCGGGGCGATCGAAGGCTGGATCGCGGGTCTGCCGGCGGTGGCGTTCTCCATGGCGATTCCGAACGACGCCTATGGATTGACCGGCGCGGCGCGGGTCGAAGCGCTGGGGGAGCAGCCGTTAGCTGCGGCGGCGGTTGCCGTCGAGGTGTTGGAGACGATCCTGGCCGGGGGTTATCCCGCGCACGTCGATTGCTTTTCGGTAAACATGCCGGCGGACGTGGGGCTGCGGACACCACGGCGCGTGGCGCGCGTGTCACGGTCGCGGTACGGGCCGTTGTTCGAGCCGGGCCCGGACGGTGGCTACGTGCATCGTTTCCGCTGGCTCACCGATCTCGACGAGGACGACCAGGGCGACATCGAGGTTCTGCGCCGCGGCGCCGTGGGGATCACGCCGCTGCGCTTCGACTTCGACACGGACCTGTCCCCCGACCTCCGTGCCGCCCTCGAACGGCAGTAATCGGGGCCGGAGTCCGATCTGCGTCGGCGCAGGTTGCGAGTAGCCTCCCTCCGCCTCGACTTCCCCGGCCATCACCCCAGACTGAGTTCGAGGTACGCGCGGCGGCCGATGCGGCCGAACAGGCTTGAGGTCGTATCGAGCAGCCACATCTGCCAGCCGTATTTCTCTTGCAGAGCGGCGTGGGCGCGCCGAATCGCGGTCTGGTCCGTCAGTACGCGGCCAGTACCGTCGACCCAGGGTCCCGTCACCCCGCCCCAGGCGTTGCACGGCGCCACCCGAATCTTCTTCGTGGCGCGGATGCGCTTCACCTTGGCCGAAGTGCCGTCGGTTACCACGTACAGTTTGCCGGCGATGATGGCGAACCAGACCGGGGTCTGGACCGCCTTGCCGTTGCGCCGGAAGGTGGCGAGGTTGACGTAGGACTCGTTTGCAAGCGTGTCGGCGATTCGGGTTGGGGGCATGGCCGATCTCCTTCGCGCCGCGCAGTATGCCTGTAGTGTGACGCCCGGGCCAACAGCGGGAGGGGGGCGAAAGGGTCCGTTTACGGCGGACACACGTGGCGGTAGCCACGCGTGCGCCGGCGGTGTAAGAGATGCAGCCATGCTTACGCGGGATCGAGTGCTCGTGAGGGTCGCTATTGGGGTCGCTCTTGCCGCGACGCTTTCTGCCTGCGCAAGCGCGCCCTGGGCGCCCCCCGGCAGTGGCGTTCTGGTGGCGCCGGGCGATCTCGTCGGCACGGAATGGGAGCTCCAAAACCTTGGCGGCCACGCCGTGGTCGACTTCGCCGAGGCAACGCTAACGTTTCCCGAGGAGGGCAAGATTGCCGGCAACGGTT includes:
- the surE gene encoding 5'/3'-nucleotidase SurE; this translates as MTDRHRGYADPSLPVCCDTAMFAGVMRTILLTNDDGIDSPALVPLARALGRLGRVRVVVPDSERSWIGKAISRFEVLQVATTTRQGCAMHAVSGTPADCVSLGIHTLFDAPPDIVVSGINLGLNYGGAFVLSSGTVGGAIEGWIAGLPAVAFSMAIPNDAYGLTGAARVEALGEQPLAAAAVAVEVLETILAGGYPAHVDCFSVNMPADVGLRTPRRVARVSRSRYGPLFEPGPDGGYVHRFRWLTDLDEDDQGDIEVLRRGAVGITPLRFDFDTDLSPDLRAALERQ
- a CDS encoding PPOX class F420-dependent oxidoreductase; its protein translation is MPPTRIADTLANESYVNLATFRRNGKAVQTPVWFAIIAGKLYVVTDGTSAKVKRIRATKKIRVAPCNAWGGVTGPWVDGTGRVLTDQTAIRRAHAALQEKYGWQMWLLDTTSSLFGRIGRRAYLELSLG